Proteins from a genomic interval of Chionomys nivalis chromosome 7, mChiNiv1.1, whole genome shotgun sequence:
- the LOC130876794 gene encoding olfactory receptor 1L4 yields the protein MAVANLTYQPQFQLLGLMDGTDAHPLLFLLFLSIYLLNALGNLSMVVLVRSDGALCSPMYYFLGHLSLVDVCFTTVTVPRLLTTLLNPVQAVSFQACFAQMYFFVALGITESYLLAAMSYDRAVAVCRPLHYGAVMMPWRCLALVAASWAVAHLHSLLHTLLISALSYPRSAPVHHFFCDMTVMLSLATSDTSVAETAIFSEGLAVVLTPLLLVSLSYTRILLAVLGVRTTGGRRRAFSTCGAHLVVVLLFFGSVLSVYFRPSSAYSARYDRLASVVYAVVTPTLNPFIYSLRNKEVKGAIKRGFRWRAAPQDK from the coding sequence ATGGCTGTGGCCAACCtcacatatcaaccacagttccaGCTCCTTGGCTTGATGGATGGCACAGATGCCCACCcacttctgtttctgcttttccttAGCATCTACCTGCTCAATGCCCTGGGCAACCTGAGCATGGTGGTACTGGTAAGGTCAGACGGGGCTCTGTGCTCCCCCATGTATTACTTCCTGGGTCACCTGAGCCTAGTGGATGTCTGCTTTACCACAGTCACTGTCCCCAGACTGCTGACCACTCTACTCAATCCTGTCCAGGCCGTGTCCTTCCAGGCTTGCTTTGCCCAGATGTACTTCTTTGTAGCGCTAGGCATCACTGAGAGCTACCTGCTGGCAGCCATGTCCTACGACCGTGCAGTGGCTGTGTGCCGACCACTGCACTATGGTGCGGTCATGATGCCCTGGCGCTGCCTTGCGCTGGTGGCTGCTTCCTGGGCTGTGGCCCATCTGCATTCACTGTTGCACACACTGCTCATCTCTGCGCTCTCCTACCCTCGCTCTGCCCCAGTGCACCACTTTTTTTGTGACATGACAGTGATGCTGAGCTTGGCGACCTCGGACACGTCAGTGGCAGAGACTGCCATTTTCTCAGAGGGCCTGGCAGTGGTGCTGACTCCCCTGCTCCTTGTGTCCCTCTCCTATACCCGCATCCTCCTGGCAGTTCTTGGAGTGAGGACCACAGGAGGTCGGCGCCGTGCCTTTTCCACCTGCGGGGCCCACCTGGTGGTGGTATTGCTTTTCTTTGGCTCAGTCCTTTCTGTCTACTTCCGACCATCTTCTGCCTACTCAGCTCGCTATGACCGCCTGGCCAGTGTGGTCTATGCAGTGGTCACGCCGACCTTGAACCCTTTTATCTACAGTCTTCGTAACAAAGAAGTCAAGGGCGCCATAAAACGGGGGTTCAGATGGAGAGCTGCACCCCAAGATAAGTAA